A genomic region of Branchiostoma lanceolatum isolate klBraLanc5 chromosome 4, klBraLanc5.hap2, whole genome shotgun sequence contains the following coding sequences:
- the LOC136432693 gene encoding 2-amino-1-hydroxyethylphosphonate dioxygenase (glycine-forming)-like has translation MSESDVETKLEAVFSLYQKHGRSDYIGEDVSQTEHMVQCAMLAEQEGFPVEVVLGALLHDVGHLVGMERNLERMGQLGVQHHERVGQTFLKELGFPAAVTDFVRGHVDAKRYRVYKEPTYYDQLSSASKGTLVHQGGPMTKQEAAEFEKSPQFQASLRMRSWDEAAKDPCVQIKPLQHYRELCRKYLLNL, from the exons ATGTCGGAATCTGATGTCGAGACGAAACTAGAAGCTGTGTTCTCCCTGTATCAGAAGCATGGACGGTCGGACTATATCGGCGAGGACGTGTCCCAAACAGAACACATGGTGCAATGTGCCATGCTGGCGGAACAGGAGGGATTCCCCGTGGAG GTGGTCCTGGGTGCCCTCCTACATGACGTTGGTCACTTGGTAGGCATGGAGAGGAACCTGGAGAGAATGGGACAGTTGGGCGTCCAGCATCATGAAAGAGTCGGACAGACCTTCCTCAAGGAGCTGGGCTTTCCCGCTGCTGTCACAGACTTTGTTAGAGGCCACGTCGATGCAAAACGCTACCGTGTATACAAGGAACCGACATACTACGACC AACTGTCCAGTGCCAGTAAGGGCACCCTGGTGCACCAGGGAGGCCCCATGACAAAACAGGAGGCAGCTGAGTTTGAGAAGTCTCCACAGTTCCAGGCCAGCTTACGTATGAGGAGCTGGGACGAGGCTGCAAAGGACCCGTGTGTTCAAATCAAACCCTTGCAGCATTACCGAGAGTTGTGTAGGAAATACCTCCTGAATTTGTAA